One Pleurocapsa sp. PCC 7327 DNA segment encodes these proteins:
- a CDS encoding PEP-CTERM sorting domain-containing protein: protein MNWKISSAIGSLAFLSASALCNANPASAAIIGTIEIGGANIEARGLGITSPEGSPLTTIDFGWFGDQTPAAPDQVAGFGEFNITSADGVFAANNPPPPQAGRVRDLPVNGAFEPVPQFLRFASNFGNTVPVTDPSQFNTSFNISSTTPPVYKETARGINVAFDVTGTFNLPDGRTVDGEGIVGGEVLFSSQPGTPFNNLTSFLNYISVQGNVVNIDSWSGNLNARIEQVPEPASVLGLLAATGLAGATMRKGQRKQKS from the coding sequence ATGAATTGGAAGATTTCAAGCGCAATAGGCTCTTTAGCCTTTCTTTCAGCTAGTGCGCTCTGTAATGCAAACCCAGCGTCTGCCGCCATTATAGGTACTATAGAAATTGGTGGAGCTAATATCGAGGCTAGAGGACTAGGAATAACCTCTCCAGAAGGGAGTCCACTTACTACTATTGACTTTGGCTGGTTTGGCGATCAAACACCTGCCGCTCCCGATCAAGTAGCGGGATTTGGCGAATTTAATATCACTTCAGCAGATGGTGTATTTGCTGCGAATAATCCACCGCCACCTCAGGCAGGTCGCGTTAGGGATTTGCCAGTTAATGGAGCGTTTGAGCCAGTACCTCAATTCCTCCGCTTTGCTTCCAACTTTGGCAATACTGTGCCCGTTACCGATCCTAGCCAGTTCAATACTTCCTTCAATATAAGCTCAACCACCCCACCCGTATATAAGGAGACGGCGAGAGGAATTAATGTAGCCTTTGATGTCACAGGCACATTTAACCTACCAGATGGTCGAACCGTTGATGGAGAAGGAATCGTTGGTGGTGAAGTCCTTTTCAGCAGCCAACCCGGTACCCCCTTCAATAACTTGACCAGTTTTCTGAATTACATTTCAGTACAAGGTAACGTAGTTAACATTGATTCCTGGTCTGGAAACTTGAATGCTAGGATAGAGCAGGTTCCAGAGCCAGCGAGCGTGTTAGGTCTACTAGCAGCGACTGGTCTAGCAGGCGCTACTATGAGAAAGGGTCAGCGCAAGCAAAAAAGCTAA